The Zobellia alginiliquefaciens genome contains a region encoding:
- the asnB gene encoding asparagine synthase (glutamine-hydrolyzing) — MCGIYGTTISYTERQVKKKLEVTSFRGPDQMGIETYKNRLSTITFGHNRLSIIDLDPRSNQPFNYQNRVNIVFNGEIFNFGELKAILRKKGHSFSTESDTEVICAAYLEYGTECLSLFNGMFSFVIYDIEKQLLFGARDRLGQKPFYYYHNGDKFEFASQLSSIQLFNPNLTISENSITSYLNWNSVPPPSSIFNEIKKLKDGHFLIFDIKDSTLNIEKYWDIDYQGKTQFTGSYELAQTQLESLLKDAINKRLFADVPVGVFLSGGIDSSLIAAIATETSEKQIKTFSVKFDEKKFDESEYSKEVANHLGTNHNIIECNYKEGINLIQNFHDFFDEPFADSSAIPSMLLSKHTKKHVTVALSGDGGDEAFLGYSRYTWVKSKKKIYKIPSPARDIISNFLNTIPYKNNRFKTFSQYLKLSNIEEAYIKSMTTPDTTWIKPYPKKQTIEELKYLFHTKKNIYERISDFDLKTYLSWDINTKVDRASMAYSLEVRSPLLDYRIIEFSRSLPTSYKFDANSQKKILRSILFKYVPKEIFNRPKKGFSIPFEEWFRNELKDFVMDELSPTQLKTIPGINHLEVKKLITQHMDGSWNHYLLIWKLLVLKQWLDNNGKGFSIQ; from the coding sequence ATGTGTGGAATATACGGAACTACAATTAGTTACACTGAAAGGCAAGTTAAAAAAAAACTTGAAGTAACAAGTTTTCGAGGGCCTGATCAAATGGGAATCGAGACCTATAAAAACAGGTTATCAACTATCACTTTTGGACACAACCGTCTATCAATTATAGATCTTGACCCACGATCAAACCAGCCTTTCAACTATCAAAACAGAGTGAATATAGTATTCAACGGGGAAATTTTTAATTTTGGGGAATTAAAAGCAATTCTTAGAAAGAAAGGACATTCATTTAGTACAGAAAGTGACACTGAGGTTATATGTGCAGCCTATTTGGAGTATGGCACAGAGTGTCTATCTCTCTTCAATGGAATGTTTTCTTTTGTTATTTACGATATTGAGAAACAACTTCTTTTTGGTGCTCGAGACCGCTTAGGCCAAAAACCTTTTTACTACTACCATAATGGAGATAAATTTGAGTTCGCTAGTCAATTATCTTCAATCCAGCTCTTCAACCCAAACTTAACTATCTCTGAAAATAGCATTACAAGCTATCTAAACTGGAATTCAGTACCTCCACCATCTTCTATTTTCAATGAAATAAAAAAATTAAAAGATGGGCATTTTCTCATCTTTGATATTAAAGATTCAACTCTAAACATTGAAAAATATTGGGATATTGATTATCAAGGTAAAACCCAATTTACAGGAAGCTATGAACTAGCCCAAACGCAACTAGAATCATTACTAAAAGACGCAATAAACAAACGTCTTTTTGCAGACGTCCCTGTTGGAGTATTTTTGTCTGGTGGAATTGACTCCTCTTTAATCGCTGCTATTGCAACTGAAACGAGTGAAAAACAAATAAAAACGTTCTCCGTGAAATTTGATGAAAAAAAATTTGACGAAAGTGAATATTCTAAAGAAGTTGCAAATCATCTGGGTACGAACCACAATATAATAGAATGTAATTATAAAGAAGGTATCAACTTAATTCAGAATTTTCATGACTTTTTTGATGAACCCTTTGCTGACTCGTCGGCAATACCTTCCATGCTACTATCGAAACACACAAAAAAACATGTAACCGTAGCCCTATCAGGTGATGGAGGAGATGAAGCGTTTTTAGGATATAGCCGATATACATGGGTAAAGTCCAAAAAGAAAATTTATAAAATCCCTTCTCCTGCAAGAGATATTATCTCAAATTTTCTAAATACAATTCCATACAAAAACAATAGGTTTAAAACATTTTCGCAATACTTAAAACTTTCGAATATCGAAGAGGCATATATTAAATCCATGACAACACCAGACACTACATGGATAAAACCTTACCCCAAAAAACAAACTATAGAAGAGCTGAAGTACTTATTCCACACAAAAAAAAATATTTATGAACGTATTTCCGATTTTGATTTAAAAACCTATTTATCTTGGGACATCAACACTAAGGTAGACCGAGCTAGTATGGCCTATTCCTTAGAAGTTAGGTCTCCCTTATTAGATTATAGAATTATCGAATTTTCACGTTCTCTTCCAACAAGTTATAAATTTGATGCAAACTCTCAAAAAAAGATTTTAAGGTCAATTTTATTTAAGTATGTTCCAAAAGAAATTTTTAATAGGCCTAAGAAAGGGTTCAGTATTCCATTTGAAGAATGGTTCAGAAATGAATTAAAGGATTTTGTAATGGATGAGCTATCTCCTACTCAATTAAAGACTATTCCTGGAATTAACCATTTAGAAGTAAAAAAACTTATAACACAACATATGGATGGATCATGGAATCATTATTTATTAATCTGGAAACTCTTAGTACTTAAACAATGGCTAGACAACAACGGAAAGGGTTTTTCTATACAATAG
- a CDS encoding glycosyltransferase, with protein sequence MNPNFKKKTVVFIIPSLSPGGAERVFCFLSQNLSLEKFNTELIVIGSAKDTSYAVENVPITYLNKNRVRQAIPQLYSLLAKKKPDFVLSSIAHLNVIMGLFSYLFSNINFIIRPSNIENENKNFISQYYYRGIYKIVCQSHDMANNFRKKYKVARNKIIIIGNPITNFEHIQPKESYRTPKKFITVGRLNKIKGHSRIISILSKLQADFHYTLVGDGPELNELFRLAETLQIRDKITHIPFTKNVNMHLKESDLFLQGSYSEGFPNAALESCSVGVPVLAFDVPGGTKEIIDNYKNGFLAKTEEDFLNFIKSKTKWNNLSVQSTVANKFSSKNILKKYEQLLSS encoded by the coding sequence ATGAACCCAAATTTTAAAAAAAAGACTGTTGTTTTTATAATCCCCTCCCTTTCTCCAGGAGGAGCAGAGAGAGTTTTTTGTTTTCTTTCCCAAAATCTTTCTTTGGAAAAATTTAACACAGAACTAATCGTAATCGGTAGTGCCAAAGACACATCATACGCTGTAGAAAACGTACCAATAACATACTTAAACAAAAATAGGGTAAGACAAGCAATACCCCAACTGTATTCTTTATTGGCAAAAAAAAAACCTGATTTTGTTCTTAGTTCAATAGCTCATCTAAATGTCATCATGGGCTTGTTCTCATACCTTTTTTCTAACATAAACTTTATTATTCGCCCAAGTAATATAGAAAATGAAAATAAAAATTTTATCTCTCAGTATTATTATCGCGGTATTTATAAAATTGTTTGCCAATCACATGACATGGCGAACAATTTTCGCAAGAAATATAAGGTTGCCCGAAATAAAATTATAATTATAGGGAATCCAATTACCAACTTTGAACATATTCAACCAAAAGAAAGTTACCGTACTCCAAAAAAATTTATAACGGTAGGTCGCTTAAACAAAATAAAAGGGCATTCTAGAATCATTTCCATTTTAAGTAAGCTTCAAGCCGATTTTCATTATACACTTGTGGGAGATGGGCCAGAACTAAATGAGTTATTTCGATTGGCAGAAACACTTCAAATAAGGGATAAAATTACACATATTCCATTCACTAAAAATGTAAACATGCACCTTAAGGAAAGTGACCTGTTTTTACAAGGCTCTTATTCAGAAGGTTTTCCAAACGCAGCTTTAGAAAGTTGTTCTGTTGGAGTACCCGTATTAGCTTTCGATGTTCCAGGAGGGACTAAAGAAATAATCGATAACTATAAAAATGGATTTTTAGCAAAAACAGAAGAGGATTTTCTAAATTTCATCAAATCCAAAACAAAATGGAATAATTTGAGTGTTCAAAGCACCGTTGCCAACAAATTTTCATCTAAAAATATCTTAAAAAAATATGAACAACTATTATCCTCTTAA
- a CDS encoding O-antigen ligase family protein, with protein MRALEPIKYILLFLLLCNIPAYSLVYFGPGSGATTSVLSSLLLIIYFALAKPKHKPPLPFIIFGLMFFCFSSFNYSEVDTTNFFIKEFSRFMIVAFCSATLLYHSKTSDFFFILLIGALSIICNAILFPEANAEHNLVIGRFSGFFLNPNYAGSACLIGFALSYRINSRYIMLAGQFLFTFAGILTLSRTFVIVWLLINLIAIYKSRKNLMAPLIGVGVLLVVFTMTDTKIFASNRFSALESFFGDGPVETETLKEDSRTDTWAMYYDMITDKPLFGHGFMKLQKHTSELPGVHNTYLLVIGEGGIVPFLILIGIYFYLLIKSYNHFGSHPELLYIILIVMLSMTTGHTYFFIYNNILFSIYVFIMIKKLKAMPSLISD; from the coding sequence TTGAGAGCTTTAGAACCAATAAAATATATTCTGTTATTTCTGTTGTTATGTAATATCCCTGCTTATTCCTTGGTTTATTTTGGGCCTGGATCAGGAGCGACAACAAGTGTTTTGAGTTCCCTGTTACTAATTATTTATTTTGCTCTTGCCAAACCAAAACATAAGCCACCCCTTCCTTTTATCATTTTTGGTCTAATGTTTTTTTGTTTTAGTAGCTTCAATTATTCCGAAGTAGACACGACTAACTTTTTTATCAAGGAGTTTTCTCGGTTTATGATTGTAGCATTCTGTTCAGCTACCTTGTTATATCATTCTAAAACTAGCGATTTTTTTTTTATTTTACTTATAGGCGCACTTAGTATTATTTGCAACGCTATTTTATTTCCCGAAGCGAATGCCGAACATAATTTGGTAATTGGCAGATTCAGTGGATTTTTCCTCAATCCGAATTATGCGGGTAGTGCCTGCCTAATCGGGTTTGCCCTTTCCTATAGAATAAATTCACGCTATATTATGCTTGCCGGACAGTTTCTCTTTACATTTGCAGGAATCCTAACACTGTCGCGTACATTTGTAATTGTTTGGCTATTAATTAATCTTATTGCCATTTATAAAAGCAGAAAAAACCTCATGGCTCCATTAATAGGGGTCGGCGTATTATTAGTGGTTTTTACAATGACAGATACTAAAATTTTTGCCAGTAACCGTTTCTCTGCTTTGGAAAGTTTTTTTGGTGATGGTCCGGTTGAAACGGAAACTTTAAAAGAGGATTCAAGAACAGATACATGGGCTATGTATTACGACATGATTACAGATAAGCCTTTGTTTGGACATGGGTTCATGAAATTACAAAAACATACCTCAGAATTACCGGGAGTTCATAATACATACTTATTAGTAATTGGAGAAGGAGGTATAGTCCCATTTTTGATTTTAATAGGAATTTATTTCTACCTCTTGATAAAAAGTTATAACCATTTTGGGTCACATCCTGAATTATTATATATCATTCTAATCGTAATGCTTTCTATGACCACTGGTCATACTTATTTTTTTATTTATAACAATATTCTGTTCTCAATCTATGTTTTTATAATGATAAAAAAATTAAAAGCTATGCCATCCTTGATTTCAGACTAA
- the murJ gene encoding murein biosynthesis integral membrane protein MurJ — protein MKKIKQYLYILRNNIVAQNIILVGIITFIIKGLGFFKETIVASNFGLTEVLDTFFIAILVPTFISNVFLGAYQSVFVPNYIAELKIKGDRASFQSSGFIVTLLVSIFFMFIAYLATDVFLENLYPGHDTEFYTLVKQQFYLMLPCVVFWGFSSLFGALLNIASAYRLSSFANALTPISVILSLFFLKDILGAKVLAFGTLVGSALSFIYLLTLATSKKLIALAPPNFNNRNIKILFRQIPAKVGSGLLTGLNPVVDQFFAAKLAIGSIAALNYGLKIPAFITGLVTIAISNVMLPYFSKSIFEDKNKTYSILFKSLKIVFLGVSILVILGFFFSEEIIEILFERKEFTKNDTIVVSQIQQIFLVYLPFSISGMLMVNFLTSINKNAIMAYTALVAVFLNLLFDFLLIEHYAIIGIALSTTIIVILKNVYTFIYIRSLRNKEISSEL, from the coding sequence ATGAAAAAGATTAAACAATACCTTTATATTCTCAGAAATAATATTGTTGCTCAAAATATTATTTTAGTAGGCATAATTACTTTTATAATAAAAGGCTTAGGCTTTTTCAAAGAGACAATTGTAGCATCTAATTTCGGGTTAACTGAAGTACTAGACACCTTCTTTATCGCAATTCTTGTTCCCACATTTATTAGTAATGTTTTTTTAGGAGCTTACCAAAGTGTTTTTGTCCCGAATTATATTGCTGAACTGAAAATTAAAGGAGATAGGGCGTCTTTTCAAAGTTCAGGGTTTATTGTTACCCTACTGGTTAGTATTTTTTTTATGTTTATTGCCTATTTGGCTACTGATGTGTTTTTAGAAAACCTTTATCCTGGTCATGACACAGAATTTTACACTTTAGTCAAACAACAGTTTTACCTCATGCTTCCTTGTGTTGTCTTTTGGGGATTCTCTTCCTTATTTGGAGCATTACTGAACATAGCCAGTGCGTATCGCCTTTCTTCGTTTGCAAATGCCCTTACCCCTATTAGTGTAATTCTATCGTTGTTTTTCCTAAAAGATATACTCGGAGCAAAAGTTTTGGCTTTTGGCACACTGGTTGGCTCTGCACTATCCTTTATATACTTGCTTACCCTAGCAACCTCTAAAAAACTTATTGCGTTAGCTCCCCCCAATTTCAACAACAGAAACATTAAAATTTTATTTCGGCAAATACCAGCCAAAGTAGGCTCTGGTTTATTGACAGGATTGAACCCTGTGGTAGATCAATTTTTCGCGGCTAAATTGGCAATAGGTTCAATTGCAGCTCTAAATTACGGGCTAAAAATACCGGCATTTATCACTGGGCTAGTTACTATAGCCATATCTAATGTTATGCTTCCTTATTTCTCAAAATCTATTTTTGAAGATAAAAATAAAACATATTCCATCTTATTCAAATCACTTAAAATAGTGTTTCTAGGAGTCAGCATTTTAGTTATTTTAGGTTTCTTTTTTTCAGAAGAAATTATTGAAATTTTATTTGAAAGAAAGGAATTCACTAAAAACGATACTATTGTAGTCTCACAAATACAACAAATATTTTTGGTTTACCTACCTTTCTCCATATCGGGTATGCTTATGGTAAATTTTCTGACAAGTATTAACAAAAACGCAATTATGGCATATACCGCTCTAGTAGCAGTTTTTTTAAACCTATTATTTGATTTTCTCTTAATTGAACACTATGCCATAATTGGAATCGCATTAAGCACAACAATTATTGTAATTCTAAAAAATGTTTATACTTTTATTTACATTCGTTCCTTGAGAAACAAAGAAATCTCTTCGGAACTTTAG
- a CDS encoding glycosyltransferase family 4 protein codes for MKKKNLAFVIHSMASGGAERVVSIISSRLVSEYNVFIFTLTAEKSYYHLPPEVTHIFCCEGSMPSANIWDALKTNYKIYKAIIKHLKMYQIHNCIAFMTSTNIITTLASKSQGIPVIICERNNPYIETKSINLFWRIIRRLVYPLANKLVVQTDQVKTFYQSFIIEKKLKTIPNPINPEFQTLKTSNIPKKNILLNVGRLEYQKGQDVLIRAFKKANLENWVLFIIGEGSLRNPLENLIDELGLKDQVFLLGKRKNVSKYYLSSTIFIFSSRFEGFPNALLEAMYFGMPCISTDCPTGPSEMIKDNVSGLLTPVDNVDKLAKKISLLSKNPTLRNTLSKNAYESVKQYSCGNIISEWRDLIEKLP; via the coding sequence ATGAAAAAAAAAAATCTAGCTTTTGTAATACACTCAATGGCCTCAGGTGGGGCTGAGCGTGTAGTAAGTATTATTTCAAGTAGACTTGTATCCGAATACAACGTTTTTATTTTCACCCTCACCGCGGAAAAAAGCTATTATCATTTACCTCCAGAGGTAACACACATTTTTTGTTGTGAAGGCTCAATGCCCAGTGCTAATATTTGGGATGCACTAAAAACAAATTACAAGATATACAAAGCAATTATCAAACATCTAAAAATGTATCAAATTCATAACTGTATAGCTTTTATGACATCAACCAATATAATTACAACTTTAGCTAGTAAATCCCAAGGAATCCCCGTAATCATATGTGAGAGAAACAATCCCTATATAGAAACTAAATCAATAAATTTATTTTGGAGAATAATAAGAAGGTTAGTATACCCTTTAGCAAATAAGCTTGTTGTCCAAACAGATCAAGTCAAAACTTTCTATCAATCATTTATTATCGAAAAAAAGTTAAAAACTATACCTAACCCTATTAATCCTGAATTTCAAACCCTCAAAACTTCGAATATACCCAAAAAGAATATTCTTTTAAACGTTGGAAGATTAGAATATCAAAAAGGACAAGATGTGCTAATAAGAGCTTTTAAAAAAGCCAATCTTGAAAACTGGGTTCTATTTATCATTGGTGAAGGAAGCTTGAGAAACCCACTAGAAAATCTAATTGATGAACTTGGATTAAAGGACCAGGTATTTTTATTGGGTAAAAGAAAAAATGTGTCAAAATACTATCTCTCATCCACGATTTTCATATTCTCATCTCGCTTCGAGGGATTTCCAAATGCACTCCTTGAGGCAATGTATTTTGGTATGCCGTGCATCTCTACGGATTGTCCTACCGGTCCATCTGAAATGATCAAGGATAATGTAAGTGGCTTGCTAACACCCGTCGACAATGTTGACAAATTAGCAAAAAAAATATCTCTTTTATCAAAAAACCCCACCTTAAGAAACACTTTGTCAAAAAATGCTTACGAGTCTGTAAAACAATATTCTTGCGGAAACATAATAAGCGAGTGGAGAGACTTAATAGAGAAATTACCTTAA
- a CDS encoding ATP-grasp fold amidoligase family protein translates to MKTSLFNFYHKTILGNGIRKIFHIVLQHLPDSIYQRYRFKKYTGKYLNLNQPKTLNEKINWLMLNDRRPLLTQCADKLAVRDYISKTIGPEFLVPLFFSTKKIEDISPKTITQTPCIIKTNHDSGGGYFIYDVAEIDWNSIRQKLKERLSKNYYRSSREWQYKNIEPTIIVEKLLLTEKGDIPYDFKIHCFNGNARMIQVDVNRGTDKHYRKWYNRNWLPEPYEWFKKSRNKGITYYEKDVPKPKLLKKMLELSQQLASPFDYVRVDWYDVDSQLYFGEMTFHHDGGTNPIIPEIWDLKLGQELKLTNHL, encoded by the coding sequence ATGAAAACCTCCCTATTTAACTTTTATCATAAAACTATTTTAGGTAATGGGATCCGAAAGATTTTCCATATTGTTTTGCAACACCTTCCTGACTCCATCTACCAGAGATATAGATTTAAAAAATATACTGGTAAATATTTAAACCTTAATCAACCGAAAACTTTAAATGAAAAAATAAACTGGCTAATGCTGAATGACAGAAGACCTCTACTTACGCAGTGTGCGGACAAACTTGCTGTTAGAGACTACATTTCAAAAACAATTGGCCCTGAATTCTTAGTACCCCTATTCTTTTCCACAAAAAAAATAGAGGACATATCCCCTAAAACAATTACCCAAACCCCTTGTATAATAAAGACTAACCACGATAGTGGTGGAGGATATTTTATATATGATGTAGCAGAAATCGATTGGAATAGCATTCGGCAAAAACTTAAAGAAAGACTATCTAAAAATTACTATCGCAGTTCAAGAGAGTGGCAATATAAAAACATAGAACCAACTATAATTGTAGAGAAATTACTCTTGACAGAAAAGGGTGATATTCCATATGATTTTAAAATACACTGTTTCAATGGAAACGCTAGGATGATTCAAGTAGATGTTAATCGAGGAACCGATAAACACTATCGAAAATGGTATAATCGAAACTGGCTTCCAGAACCCTATGAATGGTTTAAAAAATCGAGAAATAAAGGGATAACATACTATGAAAAAGATGTTCCCAAACCAAAGTTGTTAAAGAAAATGCTCGAGTTATCCCAGCAACTGGCATCCCCTTTTGATTATGTCAGAGTTGATTGGTACGATGTGGACTCACAACTTTATTTTGGAGAAATGACCTTTCATCATGACGGCGGGACCAATCCTATTATACCGGAAATATGGGATTTGAAACTAGGTCAAGAATTAAAATTAACCAATCACCTGTAA
- a CDS encoding glycosyltransferase has product MNVTLFIYSMAGGGAERVVSYLLPYLKEQGFSVHLVLMNDTISYDIPKDINIHYLERSKGDENGIIKLLKLPFLAFKYARLLKKINVSHSFSLLTRPNYINTLSRLFSSSSPEIIISERSFPSLQYGYGNSQSKINNWLISKLYPKADYILCNSQGNANDLIANYGIDSNITDVIYNPVDIENITKKQAANSFFDPDYFNMITVGRLDTGKNHELLIRALQNLSQARLYILGSGVLSEYLTELAKELRLQDRVFFLGFDNNPYQYLKSADLFVFGSNHEGFPNVLLEAMCCGLPILTTNCKSGPSEIMKLEEAHDEDIMITPYGILTPVGDVQAMSKGMAYFLENPEYLESCKTHVLERIKDFSKEGILKSYELALSKQ; this is encoded by the coding sequence ATGAACGTAACCCTTTTTATATATTCCATGGCCGGTGGTGGTGCCGAACGAGTAGTTTCCTATCTACTACCCTACCTAAAAGAACAAGGATTTTCCGTTCATTTGGTGCTTATGAACGACACTATCAGTTATGACATTCCCAAAGACATTAATATCCATTATTTAGAAAGGTCAAAGGGCGATGAAAATGGAATAATCAAACTATTAAAACTACCTTTTTTGGCTTTTAAATATGCCAGACTACTGAAAAAAATAAATGTTAGCCATTCGTTTAGCTTGCTTACACGACCCAACTACATTAACACTTTGTCTCGGTTGTTTTCTTCATCTAGTCCTGAAATCATTATAAGTGAACGATCGTTTCCTAGTCTTCAATATGGCTATGGTAATTCTCAATCAAAAATAAATAATTGGCTAATTTCTAAGTTGTACCCGAAAGCCGATTATATACTTTGCAATTCACAAGGAAATGCAAACGATTTAATAGCAAACTATGGTATTGATTCAAATATAACCGATGTTATTTATAACCCGGTCGACATTGAGAATATTACCAAGAAGCAAGCGGCTAACTCGTTTTTCGACCCCGACTATTTCAACATGATTACGGTGGGGAGACTTGATACCGGTAAAAACCATGAACTTTTGATTCGTGCTCTACAAAATTTGTCCCAGGCCAGGTTATATATTTTGGGCTCGGGAGTACTATCGGAATATTTAACCGAACTCGCAAAAGAATTGAGATTACAAGACCGCGTATTCTTCTTGGGTTTTGACAATAATCCTTATCAATACTTAAAATCGGCCGATTTATTTGTTTTCGGCTCCAATCATGAAGGATTTCCCAATGTATTGTTAGAGGCCATGTGCTGTGGGTTACCTATCTTGACCACAAATTGCAAATCCGGTCCAAGTGAGATTATGAAGCTTGAAGAAGCCCATGACGAAGACATAATGATAACACCTTACGGCATCCTAACCCCTGTAGGTGATGTTCAGGCTATGTCAAAAGGAATGGCTTATTTTTTAGAAAATCCAGAATATTTAGAAAGCTGTAAAACCCATGTTCTTGAACGAATAAAAGACTTTAGCAAGGAAGGAATCTTAAAATCATATGAATTAGCTTTATCCAAACAATAA
- a CDS encoding sugar-transfer associated ATP-grasp domain-containing protein, translated as MMNPLSIFIYGALKAYEVLSRISHDMKWQIKIKNLLKSGRCPKLSKEQVVDIKKFYSEKKVQGIKTYWHRFYFGCNGIYSAEYIPENLFYIYMEPKLNNRETASVLMDKNMLEKLIPGFKQPKTVIKNINGFFFNNKGEIITRNTVLEILKRYAAVVIKPSLDTGGGKNVSILTNKDMGKDNLNQLLDVYGKNFIVQQKLEQHELMANLNFSSLNTFRVMTYLRNSEVVILSAIVRMGRNGAVTDNSTTGGVSCGVKPDGTLNAIGYQLSGDKFFATSTGTKFDQIHLPFFEEIRSSVEQFHREMPYFKIISWDLAIDKKGDVVLIEVNLKGQDITFHQLNNGPVLKLLLDEL; from the coding sequence ATGATGAATCCATTGAGTATATTTATTTATGGGGCTTTGAAAGCTTATGAAGTATTATCAAGGATTTCTCACGATATGAAATGGCAGATAAAGATTAAAAATCTTCTTAAATCTGGTCGTTGTCCGAAATTATCTAAAGAGCAAGTTGTTGATATTAAGAAATTTTATTCTGAAAAGAAGGTACAGGGTATCAAAACGTATTGGCATAGATTTTACTTTGGTTGCAATGGAATTTATTCGGCTGAGTATATCCCTGAGAACTTGTTTTATATATATATGGAACCTAAATTAAACAATAGAGAAACAGCCTCTGTATTGATGGATAAAAATATGTTGGAGAAACTTATCCCTGGCTTTAAACAGCCTAAAACTGTAATTAAAAACATTAATGGTTTTTTTTTTAACAATAAAGGTGAAATCATTACCAGAAATACTGTTTTAGAAATTTTAAAAAGATATGCTGCGGTGGTGATAAAACCTTCTTTGGATACTGGAGGAGGAAAGAATGTTTCTATCCTGACTAATAAGGATATGGGGAAAGATAATTTGAATCAATTACTTGATGTTTATGGTAAAAACTTTATAGTTCAACAAAAGTTGGAGCAGCATGAACTTATGGCTAATTTAAATTTCTCATCACTCAATACTTTTAGAGTAATGACCTATTTAAGAAACAGTGAAGTTGTTATTCTATCTGCTATTGTTAGAATGGGAAGAAATGGAGCTGTCACAGATAATTCTACTACGGGAGGTGTCTCTTGTGGGGTTAAACCTGACGGTACACTGAATGCAATAGGATATCAGCTATCAGGAGATAAATTTTTTGCTACTAGTACTGGAACTAAATTTGATCAAATTCACCTACCTTTTTTTGAAGAAATAAGGTCATCAGTTGAACAATTTCATCGTGAAATGCCTTATTTCAAAATAATTTCATGGGATTTGGCCATTGATAAAAAAGGAGATGTTGTTTTAATCGAAGTAAATTTAAAAGGTCAGGATATAACGTTTCATCAACTGAATAATGGGCCTGTTTTAAAATTGCTCTTGGATGAATTGTAG